Below is a window of Moraxella nasibovis DNA.
GCCTTATCAAGCAAAGCCATTGCCTTTTTAATATCGCCTTGTTTAGCTCTGTTTTCAAAGCGTTTTTTTGCTTCATATTCGGCAAGCATATTGGACATTGTTTCATCTATTAAACGAGCAACACTCAATCCTTGCTCATTGGCTATAGCACTTAGGCGTTCGTGTTTGTCATTGCTGACTTGAAGTGTTAATGTCGTCATTATGACTCCTTAATTGCAATAATTGTTCTGGTGTCAAAATTTGAATGCCAAAATTTAATTCATTTTGGCGAAAATCTTTTTGATTATGACTGACAATAATATTGGCATTACCTGCAACCGCCAATTCTATCAAATGATTGTCGCCTTCATCTTTTAAATTGGGTCGCCACAAATAAAAAATACGCACCCATTCGCACACAGATAACAGCGCATTTAAAATTTCATTGCGTTCAGCCAATGATAATTTGCTTTTGACAAAAATATCATCACGAGCCAAAACATCTTCATATTCTGCCAATAATGCCACACCAATAATCGGTATAAATTCGCCTTTTAAGCAGGCTTTAATTAGGCGGTTGGCGTGATAAGACCCCAAACACGCCCCCACCAAAATATTGGTATCCAAGACAACTTTCATTATAATTTCACATTAATCTAAAATCAATGCTCACGAGTGCTACGGAACTCCACCTCAGGATAACGCTCCTGCATTAATTGCAAATTAACACGGCTTGGGGCAAGGTAGGTCAGATAACCACCGCCGTCCACCGACAGCTGGTCGTGGGCTTTTTTCTTAAATTTTTCAAACGCCACTTTGTCATCCGAGTGCACCCACCGCACGGTAGCGATAGAAATCGGCTCAAAGCTACATTGCACTTTATATTCTTCAAGCAAACGATGTGCCACCACTTCAAATTGTAGCACGCCCACCGCTCCCAAAATCAAATCATTATTGATTTGGGGCATAAAGACTTGCGTTGCTCCTTCCTCACTAAGCTGTTGCAAGCCTTTTTGCAGTTGCTTGGATTTTAAAGGGTCTTTTAGCACCACACGGCGGAATAATTCTGGGGCAAAGTGCGGAATGCCTGTAAAATTCAAGGTTTCGCCACTGGTGAAACTGTCGCCAATCTGAATCGTGCCGTGATTGTGCAAGCCGATGATGTCGCCTGCGTACGCCTCTTCTAGCGTCTCACGGTCGCCTGCTAGGAACATCAGTGCGTCCGACACTCGCACTTCTTTGCCGATACGCACATGATTCATTTTCATGCCTCGCTCGTACTTGCCAGAGCAAATTCGCATAA
It encodes the following:
- a CDS encoding putative toxin-antitoxin system toxin component, PIN family, producing the protein MKVVLDTNILVGACLGSYHANRLIKACLKGEFIPIIGVALLAEYEDVLARDDIFVKSKLSLAERNEILNALLSVCEWVRIFYLWRPNLKDEGDNHLIELAVAGNANIIVSHNQKDFRQNELNFGIQILTPEQLLQLRSHNDDINTSSQQ